The genomic DNA AATCTGAAACAGAACTCCAGAAGGTATGCCAAACGTCAGCTCACGTGGTTCCGGAATAAGATGGAAGTCGACTGGTTCGATATGACTGCATCGGAGCACCGTGATGAAATAATCGCTGACATTTCGAAATTCATTGCAGGAAAGCTCGGATTAGAGTCGAATAATTAGTATATAGAGATATAGAGGAGGATGCTCGATGAAACAATCCATTAATATTCAGGATCAATTCTTGAATCAACTGCGTAAAGATGGGTCACCAGTTACCGTTTTCCTATTGAATGGTTTCCAAATCCGAGGTCAGGTGAAGGGGTTTGATAATTTCACCGTGTTATTTGAAACGGAAGGGAAGCAACAGCTTGTTTATAAGCATGCCATTTCCACTTTTGCACCTCAGCGAAATGTTCAATTGAATTTCGATGAGCAAAACGTGTGATCATAGTTCAGAAATGGGGGCCGCTCAGCGGTCCTTTTT from Rossellomorea marisflavi includes the following:
- the hfq gene encoding RNA chaperone Hfq, with the translated sequence MKQSINIQDQFLNQLRKDGSPVTVFLLNGFQIRGQVKGFDNFTVLFETEGKQQLVYKHAISTFAPQRNVQLNFDEQNV